One window from the genome of Actinoplanes teichomyceticus ATCC 31121 encodes:
- a CDS encoding aquaporin, with protein MPSIALWRRLLAEFLGTALLVTAVVGSGIMATTLSPGDVGLQLLENSVATAFALGALILTFGPISGAHFNPVVSAADWWLGRRGRTGISGTDLAGYTVAQTLGAIGGSILANLMFDLAPVTLSTKDRAAGHLWLGEVVATTGLLLLIFALGRSGRAAVAPAAVGAYIGAAYWFTSSTSFANPAVTIGRAFTDTFAGIAPGSVPGFVGFQLVGLLAGVGLLLALYPDAGRTADDIVVEHPAAAP; from the coding sequence ATGCCTTCCATCGCACTCTGGCGACGGCTGCTGGCCGAGTTCCTCGGCACCGCACTGCTGGTCACCGCCGTCGTCGGCTCCGGCATCATGGCCACCACCCTGTCGCCGGGCGACGTCGGCCTGCAGCTGCTGGAGAACTCGGTCGCCACCGCCTTCGCGCTCGGTGCGCTGATCCTCACCTTCGGCCCGATCTCCGGCGCCCACTTCAACCCGGTCGTCTCCGCCGCCGACTGGTGGCTCGGACGCCGCGGGCGCACCGGGATCAGCGGCACTGACCTGGCCGGCTACACGGTCGCCCAGACCCTGGGCGCGATCGGCGGATCGATCCTGGCGAACCTGATGTTCGACCTCGCCCCCGTCACGCTCTCGACCAAGGACCGCGCCGCCGGCCACCTGTGGCTCGGCGAGGTCGTCGCCACCACCGGCCTGCTTCTGCTGATCTTCGCGCTCGGCCGGTCCGGCAGAGCCGCGGTCGCCCCGGCCGCGGTCGGCGCGTACATCGGCGCCGCGTACTGGTTCACCAGCAGCACCAGCTTCGCCAACCCGGCCGTCACGATCGGCCGTGCCTTCACCGACACCTTCGCCGGCATCGCCCCCGGCTCCGTGCCCGGGTTCGTCGGCTTCCAACTCGTCGGCCTGCTCGCCGGCGTCGGCCTGCTGCTGGCCCTGTACCCCGACGCCGGCAGGACGGCGGACGACATCGTCGTCGAACACCCCGCCGCCGCGCCCTGA
- a CDS encoding ArsR/SmtB family transcription factor, with the protein MSKPPVVSPAEPQTPCCPPMAQQRIPAPAAATLAQAFKALGDPIRLQLMSMIASAPDGEICVCDLTPAFTISGTTISHHLKVLREAGLIDGERRASWVYYRPRPELMRQLSTLLAVGGTVTA; encoded by the coding sequence ATGTCGAAACCACCGGTCGTGTCACCCGCCGAACCGCAGACGCCCTGCTGCCCGCCGATGGCGCAACAGCGGATCCCCGCCCCCGCCGCCGCCACCCTCGCGCAGGCGTTCAAAGCGCTGGGCGATCCGATCCGGCTGCAACTGATGTCGATGATCGCCTCGGCGCCCGACGGGGAGATCTGCGTCTGCGACCTCACCCCGGCGTTCACGATCTCCGGGACGACCATCTCGCATCACCTGAAGGTGCTGCGCGAAGCCGGACTGATCGACGGCGAGCGCCGCGCCAGCTGGGTCTACTACCGCCCTCGGCCGGAGTTGATGCGACAGCTGTCCACCCTGCTCGCCGTCGGCGGAACCGTCACCGCCTGA
- a CDS encoding 5'-3' exonuclease yields MTRPLLAVDAPSLYFRAFHGIPEKAARTTAGEPVNAIRGFLDMIAQLVRTRRPDRLVCALDADWRPAWRVELVGSYKAHRVAHGDVEEVPASLERQVPVLLEVLAAIGIPAFGVPGYEADDVLGTLAATQPAPVEVVSGDRDLFQLVDDARGTRLLYCGRGVAKLEDADEALVQAKYGVPARFYADFAAMRGDPSDGLPGVAGVGEKTAARLIERYGGIAAILAALDDPASGFAPGVRTKLDAAREYLARALPVCRVALDVKLPDFDPALPRQPRDPDALLALAERWNLAGSARRLVDALAA; encoded by the coding sequence GTGACTCGACCACTGCTGGCCGTCGACGCCCCGAGCCTGTATTTCCGCGCGTTCCACGGCATACCGGAGAAAGCCGCGCGAACCACGGCCGGGGAGCCGGTCAACGCGATCCGCGGGTTCCTCGACATGATCGCGCAGCTGGTCCGGACCAGGCGGCCGGACCGGCTGGTCTGCGCGCTGGACGCGGACTGGCGGCCGGCCTGGCGGGTCGAGCTCGTCGGGTCGTACAAGGCGCACCGGGTGGCCCACGGTGACGTGGAGGAGGTGCCCGCCTCGCTGGAACGGCAGGTGCCGGTGCTGCTGGAGGTGCTCGCGGCGATCGGCATCCCGGCGTTCGGCGTGCCCGGTTACGAGGCCGACGACGTGCTGGGCACGCTGGCCGCGACGCAGCCGGCGCCGGTCGAGGTGGTCTCCGGCGACCGTGACCTGTTCCAGCTGGTCGACGACGCGCGCGGGACCCGGCTGCTGTACTGCGGGCGGGGCGTGGCCAAGCTGGAGGACGCCGACGAGGCGCTGGTGCAGGCGAAGTACGGCGTTCCGGCGCGCTTCTACGCGGACTTCGCCGCGATGCGCGGCGACCCCAGCGACGGCCTGCCGGGCGTGGCGGGCGTCGGCGAGAAGACCGCGGCGCGGCTGATCGAGAGGTACGGCGGGATCGCCGCGATCCTGGCCGCGCTCGACGATCCGGCGTCGGGTTTCGCGCCGGGCGTGCGCACCAAGCTCGACGCCGCCCGGGAGTACCTGGCACGGGCCCTGCCGGTGTGCCGGGTCGCGCTCGACGTGAAACTTCCGGACTTCGACCCGGCGCTGCCCAGACAGCCGCGTGACCCGGATGCGCTGCTGGCCCTGGCCGAGCGGTGGAACCTGGCGGGTTCCGCCCGCCGCCTGGTGGACGCCCTGGCGGCCTGA
- a CDS encoding restriction endonuclease — protein sequence MAGAAGGVLAVAMLVQVVREHPVLTVVVTGLVLAAGGVWAYLRWSAMNRLMSYERDVAVTDHMSGPDFERYVARLLRDSGCRGVRVSGGAGDMGADVTARTPGGRRLVVQCKRYAGNLSSPDVQRFAGTARDIHGADIALLVTTGRPTGPALQIARRCRITLVDRPALARWVATGVAPEVLDDRARR from the coding sequence GTGGCCGGGGCCGCCGGTGGTGTCCTGGCTGTCGCGATGCTGGTCCAGGTGGTCCGGGAGCATCCGGTCCTGACCGTCGTAGTGACCGGGCTCGTGCTGGCCGCCGGCGGGGTGTGGGCGTATCTGCGGTGGTCGGCGATGAACCGGCTGATGAGCTACGAGCGCGACGTCGCGGTGACCGACCACATGAGCGGTCCGGATTTCGAGCGCTACGTGGCCCGGCTGCTGCGCGACAGCGGCTGTCGCGGCGTGCGGGTCAGCGGCGGCGCCGGGGACATGGGCGCCGACGTCACCGCCCGGACTCCGGGCGGCCGACGCCTGGTCGTGCAGTGCAAGCGCTACGCCGGGAACCTGTCGAGCCCGGACGTCCAGCGCTTCGCCGGCACCGCCCGCGACATCCACGGCGCGGACATCGCCCTGTTGGTCACCACCGGCCGCCCGACCGGTCCGGCCCTGCAGATCGCCCGGCGATGCCGGATCACGCTGGTGGACCGGCCGGCCCTGGCCCGCTGGGTCGCCACCGGAGTCGCGCCCGAGGTCCTCGACGACCGCGCACGACGCTGA
- a CDS encoding DUF6401 family natural product biosynthesis protein produces the protein MELDQLGREAVTAGARLALDQWSRRLGAPPAMTPGLLAQLDQHMTHILDALDNRADTVSLAAYADGVADAAGARGWSADEIAADWRDASWPSVHLLAVCLLATRHLN, from the coding sequence ATGGAGCTCGATCAACTCGGCCGGGAGGCCGTCACGGCCGGCGCACGCCTGGCGCTCGATCAGTGGTCGCGGCGTCTCGGCGCGCCCCCGGCCATGACCCCCGGACTGCTGGCCCAGCTGGATCAGCACATGACCCACATCCTGGACGCCCTGGACAACCGGGCGGACACGGTGTCCCTGGCCGCCTATGCCGACGGGGTTGCCGACGCCGCGGGGGCCCGCGGCTGGTCGGCCGACGAGATCGCGGCGGACTGGCGGGACGCGTCCTGGCCGTCGGTGCACCTGCTGGCGGTCTGCCTGCTGGCGACCCGCCACCTGAACTGA
- a CDS encoding DUF2382 domain-containing protein, translating into MITQEHINSLHGRDVHDRDGHKIGTAGQVWTDAAGLPTWVSVRTGLFGLNESLVPLQNADLRDDQLVVPFDKATVKDAPNVDASHDEPLTQAEVDQLYSYYGLRQHDSYRAYQAGAAASNESYTGSGTGSESYTGSAASSESYTGSATGNESYTGTAGRSHTGSYDDRGDDAMTRSEERLNVGTDREQVGRARLRKYVTTEHEQVSVPVTREEVRLEREPVTDANRDDAYRGPDLTESEHEVTLHAERPVVSTETVPVERVRLGKETVTEEQTVGGEVRKERIEADLPDEGRRRLG; encoded by the coding sequence GTGATCACGCAGGAGCACATCAATTCGCTGCACGGCCGCGACGTCCACGACCGCGACGGTCACAAGATCGGTACGGCCGGTCAGGTGTGGACGGATGCCGCCGGCCTGCCCACCTGGGTCAGTGTCCGCACCGGCCTCTTCGGGCTCAACGAGTCGCTGGTCCCCCTGCAGAACGCCGACCTGCGCGACGACCAGCTGGTGGTGCCGTTCGACAAGGCCACCGTCAAGGACGCGCCGAACGTGGACGCCTCGCACGACGAGCCGCTGACCCAGGCCGAGGTCGACCAGCTCTACTCGTACTACGGCCTTCGCCAGCACGACAGCTACCGGGCGTACCAGGCCGGCGCGGCCGCGAGCAACGAGTCCTACACCGGCTCGGGCACGGGCAGCGAGTCCTACACCGGCTCGGCCGCGAGCAGCGAGTCCTACACCGGCTCGGCCACGGGCAACGAGTCCTACACCGGCACGGCCGGCCGGTCCCACACCGGGTCGTACGATGACCGCGGCGACGACGCGATGACCCGGTCGGAGGAGCGGCTCAACGTCGGCACCGACCGCGAGCAGGTCGGCCGGGCCCGGCTGCGCAAGTACGTGACCACCGAGCACGAGCAGGTCAGCGTGCCGGTCACCCGCGAGGAGGTCCGCTTGGAGCGGGAGCCGGTCACCGACGCGAACCGGGACGACGCGTACCGCGGGCCGGACCTGACCGAGTCCGAGCACGAGGTCACCCTGCACGCCGAGCGCCCGGTGGTGAGCACCGAGACCGTGCCGGTCGAGCGGGTACGCCTCGGCAAGGAGACCGTCACCGAGGAGCAGACCGTCGGCGGCGAGGTCCGCAAGGAGCGGATCGAGGCGGACCTGCCCGACGAGGGCCGGCGCCGGCTCGGCTGA
- a CDS encoding PRC-barrel domain-containing protein, whose translation MFPAENLRDWRGHKVIDPDDDKIGELEAVYVDTGTDEPAFITVRVGFIGRHRLAFVPLAGATVKPDAVRVRYAKKLIGDAPAIDLDGELAAAEEPRVFAHYGLPYIPGAGGERRLARR comes from the coding sequence ATGTTCCCGGCGGAGAACCTGCGCGACTGGCGTGGCCACAAAGTCATCGACCCGGACGACGACAAGATCGGTGAGCTGGAGGCGGTCTACGTCGACACCGGCACCGACGAACCGGCGTTCATCACCGTGCGTGTCGGCTTCATCGGCCGGCACCGGCTGGCGTTCGTTCCGCTCGCCGGCGCGACGGTGAAGCCGGACGCCGTCCGGGTGCGGTACGCCAAGAAGCTGATCGGCGACGCGCCGGCCATCGACCTCGACGGGGAGCTGGCGGCGGCCGAGGAGCCCCGGGTGTTCGCGCACTACGGGCTGCCGTACATCCCCGGCGCGGGCGGTGAGCGGCGGCTGGCCCGGCGCTGA
- a CDS encoding helix-turn-helix domain-containing protein codes for MRARIHAALGDPARLAIVDALILGDASPGEIGADLGMPTNLVAHHVKVLHEAGLIARTRSEGDRRRTYLRLQPAALACLTPPPLRDADRVVFVCTHNSARSQLAAALWRDRVGGPAASAGTRPASRVHPRAVTVAHRHGLRLDPARTAHVRDVVHDGDLVIAVCDNAHEDLTSPVRPQLHWSVPDPVRVDTDDAFEAAYTDLAGRIERIAPIAYPSAVMD; via the coding sequence GTGAGAGCACGTATCCACGCCGCGCTCGGCGACCCGGCGAGGCTGGCGATCGTGGACGCGCTCATCCTCGGCGACGCCTCCCCCGGCGAGATCGGCGCCGACCTGGGTATGCCCACCAATCTCGTCGCCCACCACGTGAAGGTGCTCCACGAGGCGGGCCTGATCGCGCGGACCCGCTCCGAGGGCGATCGGCGCCGCACCTACCTGCGACTACAGCCCGCCGCCCTGGCCTGCCTGACCCCGCCGCCGCTGCGCGACGCCGACCGGGTGGTGTTCGTCTGCACCCACAACTCGGCCCGCTCCCAGCTGGCCGCCGCGCTGTGGCGCGACCGGGTCGGCGGCCCCGCCGCCTCGGCCGGCACCAGACCGGCCAGCCGCGTCCACCCCCGCGCCGTCACGGTCGCACACCGGCACGGCCTGCGGCTGGACCCGGCCCGCACCGCCCATGTCCGCGACGTGGTGCATGACGGGGACCTGGTCATCGCGGTCTGCGACAACGCGCACGAAGACCTCACCAGCCCGGTGCGCCCGCAATTGCACTGGTCGGTGCCCGACCCGGTCCGCGTCGACACCGACGACGCGTTCGAGGCCGCCTACACCGACCTCGCCGGCCGCATCGAACGGATCGCGCCGATCGCGTACCCGAGCGCCGTCATGGACTGA
- a CDS encoding Lrp/AsnC family transcriptional regulator — MEEIDRAIVSALTVDGRLSYTDLAERVGLSVSAVHQRVRRLEQRGVISGYTAKVSYEALDLPLTAFVAIRPFDPSQPDDAPERLAHLAEIDSCYSVAGEDFYMLLVRVKSPADLERLLQDIRTAANVTTRTTVVLSTPYENRPPRMAPPPGAE, encoded by the coding sequence GTGGAAGAGATCGACCGGGCGATCGTGTCGGCGCTCACCGTGGACGGGCGGCTGTCGTACACCGATCTGGCCGAACGGGTGGGCCTCAGCGTCTCCGCCGTGCACCAGCGGGTTCGCCGGCTCGAGCAGCGCGGTGTGATCTCCGGGTACACCGCGAAGGTGTCGTACGAGGCGCTGGATCTGCCGCTGACCGCGTTCGTGGCGATCCGCCCGTTCGACCCGTCCCAGCCGGACGACGCGCCGGAGCGGCTGGCCCACCTGGCCGAGATCGACTCGTGTTACTCGGTGGCCGGCGAGGACTTCTACATGCTGCTGGTGCGGGTGAAGAGCCCGGCCGATCTGGAGCGGTTGCTGCAGGACATCCGCACGGCGGCGAACGTCACGACGCGGACCACGGTGGTGTTGTCCACGCCGTACGAGAATCGGCCGCCGCGGATGGCTCCGCCGCCCGGTGCCGAGTGA
- a CDS encoding TetR family transcriptional regulator: MARPRTVSDAAILDAAAAAVAECGPAAVTLARIGSRAGVTAAALSQRFGSKRDLLLALARRAAATMPARLAAARDAEQPARALIETFAELAGGISGPAEFANHLQFLLLDLSDPQFREVTRGYAEAVEAAIATVLDAAARAGELPAPRAGLPRAVHAAYNGALITWGMTGDGSPAEAVRTQLTRVLTRPVDE, encoded by the coding sequence ATGGCCCGTCCCCGCACCGTTTCCGATGCCGCGATCCTCGACGCCGCCGCAGCGGCCGTCGCCGAGTGCGGCCCCGCCGCCGTCACCCTGGCCCGGATCGGCAGCCGGGCCGGGGTGACCGCCGCCGCCCTGTCCCAGCGCTTCGGGTCGAAACGCGACCTGCTGCTGGCGCTGGCCCGGCGCGCCGCGGCGACCATGCCGGCCCGGCTGGCGGCGGCCCGCGACGCCGAACAGCCGGCCCGGGCGCTGATCGAGACGTTCGCCGAGCTGGCCGGCGGGATCAGCGGGCCCGCGGAGTTCGCGAACCACCTGCAGTTCCTGCTGCTCGACCTCTCCGATCCGCAGTTCCGCGAGGTCACCCGGGGATACGCGGAGGCGGTCGAGGCCGCGATCGCGACCGTGCTGGACGCCGCGGCGCGCGCCGGTGAGCTGCCCGCCCCACGGGCCGGGCTGCCCCGGGCGGTGCACGCCGCCTACAACGGCGCGTTGATCACCTGGGGCATGACCGGCGACGGCTCCCCCGCCGAGGCGGTACGCACGCAGCTGACCCGGGTCCTCACCCGGCCGGTGGATGAATGA
- a CDS encoding maleylpyruvate isomerase N-terminal domain-containing protein, with amino-acid sequence MDAHDVEAALGELRRALTPHLGADWTVPAGDLRWSCRDTAAHIAHDLLAYAAQLAAGAADGYLPLDLEVRPDASAAEILRVVAAAGALLAAQLRAAGPDTRAWHWGPTDPSGFAALGVNEILLHTYDISRGLGAGWLPPPAACAAVLARLFPDRPPVEPVAALLWCTGRIALPGRPRRASWSLRAAVE; translated from the coding sequence ATGGACGCCCATGACGTGGAAGCGGCGCTCGGCGAACTGCGGCGCGCGCTGACCCCGCACCTCGGCGCGGACTGGACGGTCCCGGCCGGCGACCTGCGGTGGAGTTGCCGGGACACCGCCGCGCACATCGCGCACGACCTGCTGGCGTACGCCGCTCAGCTGGCCGCCGGGGCCGCCGACGGCTATCTGCCGCTCGATCTGGAGGTCCGGCCGGACGCGAGCGCGGCCGAGATCCTGCGGGTGGTCGCCGCCGCCGGGGCGCTGCTGGCCGCCCAGTTGCGTGCCGCCGGACCGGACACCCGCGCGTGGCACTGGGGGCCGACCGATCCGTCCGGCTTCGCCGCCCTCGGCGTGAACGAGATCCTGCTGCACACCTACGACATCAGCCGCGGCCTGGGCGCCGGTTGGCTCCCGCCGCCGGCGGCGTGCGCGGCCGTGCTGGCCCGGTTGTTCCCGGACCGCCCGCCGGTGGAGCCGGTCGCCGCGCTGCTCTGGTGCACCGGTCGGATCGCGCTGCCCGGCCGCCCGCGCCGCGCCTCGTGGAGCCTGCGGGCCGCCGTGGAATGA
- a CDS encoding quinone oxidoreductase family protein, producing the protein MAALALDAYAECAVADAAWLAPVPAGLGAADAVMLPMAGVVALRVLRSAGLRGGESVLVHAAAGGIGHVIVQLARVLGAGPVIGAASAGKLGFVRSVGADLAVDYDSADWPERVRAAVPGGVDVVLDAVGGAVLRRGVELLAPSGRAVVYGAASGGTEDVPPALLFPLRSITGFNLTAWRRAAPEQARSEMAEVAELFATGRLRTTVHAEFPLEEAASAHRLIEERTHVGRVLLRP; encoded by the coding sequence GTGGCCGCGCTCGCCCTGGACGCGTATGCGGAGTGTGCGGTCGCCGACGCGGCGTGGCTGGCGCCTGTGCCGGCGGGGCTCGGCGCTGCCGATGCCGTGATGCTGCCGATGGCCGGTGTGGTCGCGCTGCGCGTGCTGCGCTCGGCCGGCTTGCGGGGCGGCGAGAGTGTCCTGGTGCATGCGGCGGCGGGCGGCATCGGGCACGTGATCGTCCAGCTTGCCCGGGTGCTCGGCGCGGGCCCGGTCATCGGGGCGGCATCGGCGGGCAAGCTCGGCTTCGTCCGGTCGGTCGGCGCCGACCTGGCCGTGGACTACGACTCGGCGGACTGGCCCGAGCGGGTGCGTGCGGCCGTGCCCGGCGGAGTGGACGTGGTGCTGGATGCGGTCGGCGGCGCCGTGCTGCGGCGAGGTGTCGAACTGCTGGCGCCCTCCGGCCGCGCGGTGGTCTACGGCGCCGCCTCCGGTGGGACGGAGGATGTGCCGCCCGCGCTGCTGTTCCCGCTGCGGTCGATCACCGGGTTCAACCTGACGGCCTGGCGGCGTGCCGCGCCGGAGCAGGCCCGGTCCGAGATGGCCGAGGTGGCGGAGCTGTTCGCCACGGGGCGGCTGCGGACCACGGTGCACGCCGAGTTCCCGCTGGAGGAGGCGGCGAGCGCCCATCGGCTGATCGAGGAGCGAACCCATGTCGGCCGGGTCCTGCTCCGCCCGTGA
- a CDS encoding SDR family oxidoreductase, translated as MTSRRTAPNLSGRVALVAGGTRGAGRGIAIELGAAGAVVYVSGRTTREARSDMDRPETIEETAELVTAAGGQGIPVRCDHRDPAQVRALVAGIEDRHGRLDILVNDVWGGDPLTEWDTPFWQLDLTKVHTMWDRAVFTHVVTSRYAVPLMMRRRGGLIVEISDGLGREYRGNLAYDLAKTAVNRLAVAQAAELAEHGITALAVTPGFLRSEAMLDHFGVTEANWRDGGRKDPHFLASETPRYVGRAVAALAADPEVAARAGQVLTSWDLAEEYGFTDVDGRKPHWDRHLRDAAAPN; from the coding sequence ATGACATCACGGCGCACTGCGCCGAACCTTTCTGGCCGCGTCGCGCTCGTCGCCGGCGGCACCCGCGGCGCCGGCCGCGGCATCGCGATCGAACTGGGCGCGGCCGGCGCGGTCGTCTACGTCAGCGGCCGCACCACCCGCGAGGCCCGCTCGGACATGGACCGCCCGGAGACCATCGAGGAGACGGCCGAGCTGGTCACCGCCGCCGGCGGCCAGGGCATCCCGGTCCGCTGCGACCACCGCGACCCGGCGCAGGTCCGGGCCCTCGTCGCCGGCATCGAGGACCGGCACGGGCGCCTCGACATCCTGGTCAACGACGTGTGGGGCGGCGACCCGCTGACCGAGTGGGACACCCCGTTCTGGCAGCTGGACCTGACCAAGGTGCACACCATGTGGGACCGCGCCGTCTTCACCCACGTGGTGACCAGCCGGTACGCGGTGCCGCTGATGATGCGCCGGCGCGGCGGCCTGATCGTCGAGATCAGCGACGGCCTCGGTCGTGAATACCGCGGAAACCTCGCGTACGACCTGGCCAAGACCGCGGTGAACCGCCTGGCCGTGGCGCAGGCCGCGGAGCTGGCCGAGCACGGGATCACCGCGCTCGCGGTCACGCCGGGCTTCCTGCGCAGCGAGGCGATGCTCGACCACTTCGGCGTCACCGAGGCGAACTGGCGCGACGGCGGCCGCAAGGATCCGCACTTCCTGGCGTCGGAGACCCCGCGCTACGTGGGCCGGGCGGTCGCCGCGCTGGCCGCCGACCCGGAGGTGGCCGCGCGCGCCGGCCAGGTCCTGACGTCGTGGGACCTGGCCGAGGAGTACGGCTTCACCGACGTGGACGGCCGCAAGCCGCACTGGGACCGCCATCTGCGCGACGCCGCCGCGCCGAACTGA
- a CDS encoding arsenate reductase ArsC has translation MSDTKPTVLFVCVHNAGRSQMAAGWLRHLAGDRVEVRSAGSAPADTVNPAAVEAMREVGIDITDQTPTKLTWDAAHESDVIVTMGCGDACPVFPGKRYEDWKLEDPAGKGVESVRPIRDEIRSRIEGLLADLIPAA, from the coding sequence ATGAGCGACACCAAGCCCACCGTCCTGTTCGTCTGCGTCCACAACGCCGGCCGCTCCCAGATGGCCGCCGGCTGGCTGCGCCACCTCGCCGGCGACCGCGTCGAGGTCCGCTCCGCCGGCTCCGCCCCCGCCGACACCGTCAACCCGGCCGCGGTCGAGGCCATGCGCGAGGTCGGCATCGACATCACCGACCAGACCCCCACCAAGCTGACCTGGGACGCAGCCCACGAATCCGACGTCATCGTCACCATGGGCTGCGGCGACGCCTGCCCGGTCTTCCCCGGCAAGCGCTACGAGGACTGGAAGCTCGAGGACCCGGCCGGCAAGGGTGTCGAGTCCGTGCGCCCGATCCGTGACGAGATCAGGAGCCGCATCGAGGGGCTGCTCGCCGACCTGATTCCAGCAGCCTGA
- a CDS encoding acyl-CoA dehydrogenase family protein: MTVDRLLPTPEAHDLLDLTRELATRELAGKVDDYEARGEFPREVLRTLGRAGLLGLPYPEADGGAGQAYEIYLQVLEILAGTWLGIAEAVSVHTLSCFPVAAFGSERQRKALPEMLGGELLGAYCLSEPHGGSDAANLTTRAVPDGEDWLVNGVKAWITHGGVADFYNLFVRTGGPGAKGISCLIADASTPGLLPQPRERLMGLRSSAPAQIVLENARIPHDRLVGREGEGFAIAMRALDAGRLGIAACAVGLAQAATDYAIGYAREREQFGQPIGRFQGVGFMLADMATQVSAARALLLSAARLKDAGRPFSIEAAKAKLFATDVAMRVTTDAVQVLGGYGYVADHPVERWFREAKVLQIVEGTNQIQRMVIARSLTG, translated from the coding sequence GTGACCGTGGATCGACTGCTTCCCACCCCTGAGGCACACGACCTGCTCGACCTGACCCGGGAGCTCGCCACCCGAGAGCTCGCCGGCAAGGTGGACGACTACGAGGCGCGCGGCGAGTTTCCGCGGGAGGTGCTGCGCACGCTGGGGCGCGCCGGGCTGCTCGGCCTGCCGTACCCGGAGGCCGACGGCGGCGCCGGTCAGGCGTACGAAATCTATCTGCAGGTCCTGGAGATCCTGGCCGGAACCTGGCTGGGCATCGCCGAGGCCGTCAGCGTGCACACGCTGTCGTGTTTCCCGGTCGCTGCCTTCGGCAGTGAACGGCAGCGCAAAGCGTTGCCGGAGATGCTCGGCGGTGAGCTGCTGGGCGCCTACTGCCTCTCCGAGCCGCACGGGGGCTCGGATGCGGCGAACCTGACCACCCGCGCCGTGCCGGACGGCGAGGACTGGCTGGTCAATGGCGTCAAGGCGTGGATCACGCACGGCGGGGTGGCGGACTTCTACAACCTGTTCGTCCGCACCGGCGGGCCCGGCGCGAAGGGCATCTCCTGCCTGATCGCCGACGCGAGCACCCCGGGCCTGCTGCCGCAGCCGCGCGAGCGGCTGATGGGTCTGCGGTCGTCGGCGCCGGCGCAGATCGTGCTGGAGAACGCGCGGATTCCGCACGATCGGCTGGTCGGCCGGGAGGGCGAGGGCTTCGCCATCGCCATGCGCGCGCTCGACGCGGGGCGTCTCGGCATCGCGGCGTGCGCGGTGGGACTGGCGCAGGCCGCGACCGACTACGCGATCGGGTACGCCCGGGAGCGTGAGCAGTTCGGTCAGCCGATCGGCCGGTTCCAGGGGGTCGGCTTCATGCTCGCCGACATGGCCACCCAGGTGTCCGCGGCCCGCGCGCTGCTGCTGTCGGCGGCGCGGCTCAAGGATGCCGGGCGGCCGTTCTCGATCGAGGCGGCGAAGGCGAAACTGTTCGCCACCGACGTCGCGATGCGCGTCACCACGGACGCGGTGCAGGTGCTCGGGGGGTACGGCTACGTCGCCGATCACCCGGTGGAGCGCTGGTTCCGCGAGGCCAAGGTGCTGCAGATCGTGGAGGGCACCAACCAGATCCAGCGGATGGTGATCGCGCGCTCGCTGACCGGCTGA